The Oncorhynchus mykiss isolate Arlee chromosome 17, USDA_OmykA_1.1, whole genome shotgun sequence genomic interval ttttcaTAGTTCCTTAATAAAGATGATTTATTTGTGTACCCAGTGCTTGACTTGAAATAGGTTCAGGTACTCATTTTGCATGCCGGTACTGTTTCTATTTAGGTGGAGGAGCGCCACAATACTTTGAACATATATTCTATAAAGGGGAACgtgagctcaagcagtagaacatttgaggtacCAGTACtcagctcctgcccaagtcaagcactgtatTTAACCCTTTAAGAGCGTCCCGCAAATCCGTGCTAGAAATAGAATatgtatactaaacaaaaatataaacgcaacatgtaaagtgttggtcccatgtttcgtgagctgaaataaaagagccTAGATATTTTTCAtaggcacaaaaagcttatttcccaAAAATGtggcacaaatgtgtttacattcctgttagtgagcacttCTCCTTTGCTAAGATAAACCATCCATCTGACAGGCATGACATATGAAGAAGATGataatcattacacaggcgcaccttgtgctgagaacaataaaaggccactctaaaatgttcagttttgtcacaacacaatgccacagatgtctcaagttgagggagcgtgcaattggcatgctgactgcaggaatgtccaccagagctgttgccagagaatgtaatgtttatttctctaccataagccgccattaacatcgttttagagaatttggcagtacatccaaccagccacatccagcttcttcacctgtgggatcgtttGAGACCAGTCACCctgacaactgatgaaactgtgggtttgcacaaccgaagaatttcttcAAAAATTGTCAGAAACCgtttcagggaagctcatctgtgtgctcatcgtcctcaccagggtcttgacctgactgcagtttggcgtcgtaaccaacttcagtgggcaaatgctcaccttcgatggccactggcatgctggagaagtgtgctattcacggatgaatcccggtttcaactgtacggGGCTGATGGCAGAAAGcctgtatggcgtcgtgtgggcgagcggtttgctgatgtcaacattgtgaacagagtgtcccatgatGGCGCTGGGGTTGTGGTATGGGCAgtcataagctacagacaacgaacacaattgcattttattgatggcacttTGAAGGCACAGAGATACTGAGGCATATGTTCATGCCATTCATCTCCCACcaacacctcatgtttcagcatgataatgcacggcccaatgtcgcaaggatctgtacacaattcctggatacggaaaatttcccagttcttccatggcctgcatactcaccagacgtgTCAcgtattgagcatgtttgggatgctctggatcgacgtgtacgacaggaCATTCCAGTTCCCgttaatatccagcaacttcgcacagccattgaagaggagtgggacaacattccacaggccacaatcaatagactgatcaactctatgtgaaggagatgtgtcgcactgcatgaggcaaatggtggtcacaccagatactgtcaTTTTATTTTATCTATGCCCCTACCTTTAAGGtacctgtgaccaacagatctgttttcccagtcatgagaaatccatagattagggcctaatttatttcagttaactgatttccttataatgaactgtaactcagtaaaatctttgaaattgttgcatgatgcgtttctatttttgctcagtgtagcTCCGGTAAAATATATGTCTTTAGTTTTGAACGGGTTGAGCTAGAGACAAGTGATTTTTCTGCATTGTGTAGGTGAATGTTGTGCAACCACAGACACAAAGCCATGCTCCATTGGTTTCTATGGCAGAGGCTTTGATACAGCTAGCCCAATCAGATTTGCCTGTGCTAATGGTTCTCGTGGGAGAAGTAAATTGATACAAAATGACTTTGCTTGTGATGCTCGCTCCTCAAATGATTAAAATGTAGCCTAACTACAGCCTGAGTACACGGGACTTGaaaccacaatacagatgtaaCCACGTGCTATTCAATGTATTTATCAGAGCTGCATTGGTGCTCCGAAGTCTAAATTCCATGTGCAAATCCACAGGTTTCTGACTCGTCTGTGCTTGTGCTGGCAAGCCCACTAGGGCCAGACCACGCTTGCAACATATTCTGTCATCCCTCTGAATGCGTTCCTATTCTCCTAAATGGCATTCTGAATGTgttcctattctctatatagtaggTCTGCCCAATTCATCGAATTCACATCGAAATATTTCCATATCGCAAGAGATCCATGTCGCATGCAATATTTTTGCATCTCAGCCTTGTttgtttttatagtttactctgtGATTTGTCTCCTCTTGCGGCTGCTTCCCACACACACCAAGCTCCGCCCCGTCACTCAAGCGGTGCAGTTCCTCCTCCTCGCCATTAGATTCACTTAGTTCGCATGCTGTTCTGTTAAGTCAACCAATTGTTCCAAACAAGAACATTTTGCTTTCCACTTTTCTTCTTAATGTAAATCATTCCATTTCTATGATTCCAACAGTCCGCCCAAGAGTTTGATCTATATCACATGTCAAATAGCAATCACAGTATTTGGTTAAAAACCTGTTTAATTCACAATTAGCTTTTCTGCCCACATCTTGCACTTACACTAGTTCCGAccaaaaagtagtgtactatatagggaatagggtgccatttgagatgcacacACTATCTATCTATGCATTATGAGCATGGACAGTGTGTAACTGACTACACTGAAGAAGTAGAGTGCAGAGCAGCATGATAAAACCACATTGTAAATCACATGAATTATGATTAGGCTATAACCAGGAACCATTATGGGATCTAGTTATAACTCTCCAGCAATAACTTTATTGACTGAATTGATTGATCAATAAGATCAAGTGACTTCAgactctgcattattattattatattattttttagctaggttttttagcccatagattttgttgtaatgtttgagtcacaCAAAGATTACATGAATACATATTAGAGAAGGCAAAATGTATATAATTGCAGAAAACAAACAAACCTGTAACATTTTCTCCCCgtcaacaagaggggtgtgaacagtgtgtcatgaacagtgcttgttccCATAGAAATAGACATGGCGCGTGGGATGtcccccaatgctggaagggggggcCTGAGTGAAAAACTTTGGGAACCCCTGGCCCAACCTGATTTGCAGATGAGTGATGTCAGTGCATAGGGGGATTGTACATAGCTAGGTGGTAGATTCCAATAACTGCTTTAGGATTGGGCCTCTGCCATCAGCCTACCTGCTCTGCGGATGGCCCCTATCTGGGAGCCGGTGATGAGGGTGTAGTCCATGTCAGTGAGGATACGGATGGGGATGCCCCTGGTGTGGAGGGCCAGTATGGCCCGGCTCAGGTCCAGGTTGGTGAAGGCGAACACACACAGGTccaaggaggaggaggcagatagGATGTGGACCAGGAGACGGGTGAAGGAGGTATTGATGTTGTGGGGTAAAGGACAGGGGCAGGGGCTGGGGTGGATGGGGAGAGGGCGAGAGGAGGGGAAGATGATGGGGACAGGGGAAGATGAtgggggcagaggagaggaggataagagggagaggaaagggagagagaaggagttaCTGTGGAAGGTGTATCAACTGTATAGTAGTCACTCATTGAGTCATTATTCCTATCCCATAGCAAAACATCTCAAATCAACAGAAAGTCTATCAAAAAACAGCCACATTCTTAGAGACATTGGATAGATATATTATTAATGAATATGATGGTGAGTAGTTAATGTTGACTGTACTGGCATCCCAAGTGGTACCCTAGGGCACTAGTATGCACTACTCGGCCACTACAGGGCCCTGGtaaaaggtgccatttggaacgcattcTATTACTTACAATGGTGAGTTAGGAGTGAAGAGACGCTCTGTGCAGGCGACCTCTGTAGGGAAAAAGAAGACTTCTTTCAGGGGCCCTCTGGATATTTTCCGGGGCCAGAGGCGACAGAagagccagcccaaccactccaCACTGAGAGTGAGGGCCACAGCCCCCAGACCCACGATCTTCACCATCTGAACCACTGACATCTGTGGGCAGCGGGAGAAGTTGTCATGAAAATGTTGAATGGAAGCGCTAAATTACATACAGTAGGCCTTCCCACCTTTTCCCCTGCCTTTCAGCTCTTGGTTAGGATTAGCCTAGCTAGGGTGAAGTCTTGACAGCTAATGATAGTTGAGGTCTGTTGGATATGCAAAACAGCCATTAACTTGTGAACGGAGCTCGTTTTCACCAGCTTTATAAGGACAATGACATCGCTAGCAAATAATGGACCACTACTGCAGCCCGGTGCAGAGGCAAGAGGCTATAGTAACTTCGACAGTTAGCCAGCTAAATTAGTTTATTCTAACTATCTTATCTCTGCAAGTCTGAGCTACCTTCATGCAGTCGCTATTTTTGTAAGCATAATTTCTCAGTTCATACATGCTGTGTGCTAGAATGAACTCTTATTTTAAACCACTTTAGctaccttgacttttttcaccGCCGTCGTGCATCTGTTTTCACGATGGACTTTTAATTGAGTGGACTTCGAAGACGAACGTCGACCAGTGCTCTAGAGCTGTCAATCAATTTAAAACTCGCGGGATATTTGCAACGTTTCCACCAATCAGTAGACAGTTGTTAAAACGGTTCAACATGTATTATTATTGTAATGAAtttaatgaaacagcagggagcaagtctcgaaccctcgaccttctagcccgaggttcggcgcgctatcgactgtgacgcaaaagcatgctcaaacggcagagtcgatttccgcgcttataaacccagggtcgttacattATTTGGTGACACGTATGATGTAGAAAGAGGGGTTGTTTGACAGGGTCAGAGAGGTTGGATGGGGATGATGGGATTAGTGAGATTTGTAGGGAATAATTTTATAGTATTAGAAATGCAGGGTTAGTTAAGAGAATATAGTGGTGTAGATAGGTCGTGAAAGGATTCACACACCTGTACAGTTGGTGTATGTGTATGCACTTATCAGTTGGTTGCGATTCGCCAATAAAACTtaaagaagacaaagaagaagatgACGACAGTTGTTCATGTTAACATCCGGTTCTGAAGGCAGGAGGAAAAATGGCGGAAGCAGATGTTCTGTTTGAATCAGATGGCGTGTCGAGTGGAGAGGAGAATCATTTGATTACAGTGATGAATGCAAAAGGAAATAAGAGAAGTAAAGTGGTAGTGGAACCTAGTAAATCCAAATCTAGTTCTGAGTATTTTTTTGGTTGGAATAGGGGTTTTGGCTCGAGGTTGTTTCCTGGGAGATCCGTTTGAAGTCTCTATTAAAATTGTGGATGCGTTGGATGAGGTGGCGTCGATGAGTGTTATCTCTGGGGTGGCGCTAGAAGTAAATGCAAAGGATATAAAAGGAAGAATTGGGTCAAGTGGTTGGTGCACAACGACGGACCCGCGTTGAAAGATGGGGTGCGGAAACCCACTCCATCCAGCCATTCTATTgtgttaatttttttaaatgaagagtCTCTCCCTTCTCACGTGTATTTTGGGTTATATGGGATTTCCTGCAAGAGCCTTCATGCCCAAACACATGCAGTGTGATAAATATAAATTATTTGGCCAAGTGTATGTGGACGGGAGGtgtattctatgccagctgagcCTAAATGCTGCAATTGTAGTGGTGAACATGCACCCGAATTTCTGAAGTGTCCTGTTAGGGTGAATGAGACGTATGGGCAAGAATAAGGGCTGTccataatgtatctggaggcatTGAGACGAGTGGAAGGAGTGAAGTTGAAAAAGTGATTGTAGTAGTAGAAACAATATGTTCCGTGTTAACAGAGGGATCATGACATTTTGCATACTAAGGTGGACTTTATAGCATTTATTACTGTGGTTTTCAACTACACAGCACAAACGGAGAGGAAATCGGAGAGAATAggcatctttgtgtgtgtgcctggggaTTTCTGGGactgtttgtgtgttttgtttcaaTATTCCGTACATTAGGTGGCGGCAATACACCAATAGGTGTAGTTTACCGTAActttaaagaagaagaagaacttcCGGTTCTCCTTGCTTGCTTTCTTCGCTAAAAAGCCGGAGTGTGGTCTTAGGAAAGGTAGCTAAACAAATACATGGTTTAATGGAAAAATGATATAATAGAAGCTAGCTTGATTATATATAATGTTGTTCTTTCCATGATTAATAACGAACCATTCGGTTTCATGATACTATACAATCGGCAAGGAAAGATGTTGGAGAGTTGACTGAGTTTATGACAACAACACAcgttgttgttgt includes:
- the LOC110487512 gene encoding mitochondrial cardiolipin hydrolase-like, which gives rise to MSVVQMVKIVGLGAVALTLSVEWLGWLFCRLWPRKISRGPLKEVFFFPTEVACTERLFTPNSPFPCPCPLPHNINTSFTRLLVHILSASSSLDLCVFAFTNLDLSRAILALHTRGIPIRILTDMDYTLITGSQIGAIRRAGICVRCDSGAVHMHHKFAVVDGRRLITGSLNWTLTAIQSNKENILVTEEPDLVLPFITEFQRLWDVNDPARRHLPSITEKPASLVL